CATGGCATCTCCTGTGGCAGAACATCCGCCGCTACCTATTATTTTTCCGCCTAAGCTTTTACACACCGTATTTGTGATATTGTCATGTCCTTTACAATAACAGTGATTTGGTTGATAATCTGTTGTAGGCGTATAATTAGCGGGAGTACAATAAAGTTGCAATCCTCTTCCTGTTCCTCCGTGTACCATGCCACTAGATTCTGGTTTACCTACAAAAGCTCCATTTGAAAAAACATACCTGTTCTGGGCATTCAAAGTTCCAGGAACTTCTATATCCAATATGTCATAATTATTGGGAAATTTTCCCTCGGAAATATAATATATATCTTCTGCTTTCATAATACCTTGCAGTATAAGTAATACTTGCGTAGCATATGTTTTTTCTACAGCCACTTGATACTTTGGCAAGGCAATAGCAGACAAAATGCCAATAATTAACACGACTACCAGTAGTTCTATTAAGGTGAATCCTTGTTTCATATTCATTCTCCTTTTCTACTTTGGGAAAACGGACGCAAAAAAACGGCTCCTTGCTTTATGACACTCAAACGCATAAAACAAACAGCCGTAGTTTGCCCTTCGTAAAAAGGGCAAACATTCGGTATAGAAAAAAGAGCTCATGACTTCTCTTTCTTCTGCACCTGATAACGAGCTGTCTTTTAGGTTTGAGTGTGTTTTGCTTGCGCAAAACCGTATCCTTGCGGATTCCCAAAAAACAGATGAAATTGTACACTACTTTCTCATTATAATAAAATTGTCCGTTTCGTGTACAACTTTTAGAACAACATAAGGACTAGGAGAAAGATAGGTCCTTTATTCAGCAAAATTAGGTCTAAAGGCACTTGTTTTTTATGAAAAAAATTAGATACCATAATCACATAGGAGAGTGTTATGAAAAAAATAGTTTTGTTAATAAGTTGTATCGCAATTAGTTTGAGTGCATGGGCGTATGAAGGCACCTCTTCCGTGAAACAAAAAATTAAGAAATTAGCTTTACTGGAAGAAAAAGCATTTTCTTTCCAAGAATTTGAAGCCGACGATGCAGATTATCCTTCTGTGTTAAAACTGGCTCAAAAAACCTATGAACAAAATCCGAATTCCTTTAATGCCGCCTACAATTATGGCATGTTGTTGTGCTCTTCCTACATACCGGAGGGCGGGCCGGCAGCAGACAAGGAAACTTTAGAAAAGGCTTTGGAAGTTTTTGAACAAGCCGGCAAACTCTCTTCTTCTAAGCAGCTGATGCTTTCGGAACGGGAATATGACGTGTTGAAGCAAATCCTGCTGGGGACGGAAATTCCGTTTCGTACTTTAGTGGATGAAGAAATTTTTGGAGTTTTTGTGAAATCTGCACCGCAAGCGCGTCAGTTACAAAATAAGGTGAAGGATATTTTTCAATTAAGTGGTACTTCCGTCAACATGAAAGATGAGTTGTGGCAAGACAAAGCTGTACTGGCTTTCTTGAGCAGTTTGGCTTTGCAAGATTACAAACAAGCGGCTCATTGGGTAAATGTCTTGGGCGGCGAAAAAGCAATGAAAAAAATGTGGTTGGAAAATTATGGAAACTTCTCTTCTATGTTGCAACCGGACGGCCTGAATAAAAAACAAAATTTGAAGGGCTCTGACCTTCAAAAAAGCTACTACAAGGCTTTACTGCAAATTGAGCTTTATGTGCCTGTTTGGCAAAAGGAAGAAACGGCACGTCGCGAATCAGTATTCTTGCGCATGCTGGAAAGATGGTTACAGCAAGAACCGTTACAGCAAGCGCCGTACAAGTAATTTCATAACGTATTACTGTAAAAACGGGGTGAAACCAAAAAGTTTCACCCTTTATTCTTTTTCAAAATTAGCAGTCTAAAAAAGGGGTTGACAAAAATAAAATGCTTTGCTATACTATTAGCAGACTTTCGTTGCGAGTGCTAAAATAAATCACTCATATAGACGGAGATAAAGGGTATCAACTATGAGAATATTAAAACCCGAAGTGGCCAAAGAACGAAAAGAGAAAATCCTGCGCTGGGTGGTGCAACAGTTCGTAGAGAACCGCCGCCCCATTGGGTCTCAATTATTAGCAGACAGTGCATTACAGGATATTTCCAGCGCCACGATCCGTAATATAATGAAGGCCTTGGAAGAAGAAGGATACCTCTACCAACCGCACACTTCCGGCGGGCGCATCCCGACTGATAAAGCATATCGCTATTATGTGGACTATTTAACCGGTATGCAACGTATGGCTGCCCAAGAGAGACAGCGTATTGAAGAGCAGTATGAGGAGCGTGTAGGGGAACTTAATAATGTTATGTTGCACACCTCTCGTTTGCTGGCGCGTTTGAGCGGAGCGGCGGGGTTTGTCTATACCGCTAACGTAAAAGACCAAGTGGTCAAACGGTTGGACTTTTTGCCTTTGGGATCTGGCATGTTGCTAGCCGTACTGGTAACCCAGTCGGGAATGGTGCGGCATTGGCCGGTGCGTTTGGGATATGATGTATCTCCTAGTAAATTGCGGGTACTGAGCCAGTTAATTAATGAAGAAATTACCGGGCTTACCTTGCAAGAAGCGCAGAAATTCTTGTGGCAATATGTGCAGTCAAATCGCCGCGAAGTGGCCGACGTAGCCGATGTGGCGGTGCAGGTGCTCAAAGATATGCAGGCTCCTCAGGCTGAGGCGGAAGAATTGTATGTGGAAGGGCTGGGCCGGATGCTGGAAAATACAGAAGCGGCCGATTATGAAGACCTTAAACAAATGATGCGCGTAGTGGAAGAGCGTCAACGTCTCTCAGGCCTGCTAGCTGAAAAAATGGCCGATTTGCGCCGCTCCGGTAAAGAGGTAACGGTGAGCATCGGCAGTGAAAATGAAATAAAAGAGTTGCAGAACGTGAGCATTGTATCGTCAGCTTATCGGGTGGGAGATAAGACGGTAGGTATGCTTGGCATTATCGGTCCCAAACATATGCAGTACACCAAAGTGATGTCGCTAGTGAAATTTATGGGGGATTTGTTGGAAGGCAGTATGAGTGCCTGGAACGGCCTACCCAACAAGGAAGACGATTATGAGTAAGAAACATCATCATCACGAAGAACCGGAAGAAATCATAGAGCCGGAAGAAATGGCGGAAGCAGAGGAGCAAACGGAAGAAACTCCTGCCGCCGAACAGCCGGATTATTACGAAAAATATGTACGTTTGAGTGCGGATTTTGAAAATTTCCGCAAACGTACCGAACGTGAAAAAGCCGCTCTGCTGGCATACGGCAAAAAAGACTTTGCCGAAAAAATGTTGCCTGCCTATGAGGTACTGCTACGCCAGTACACGAAAATGGAAAAAGCAACCGAAAACGCCAGCGAAGAAATGCAAAATGTATTGGGCGGACTAAAAATGGTATTGGGGGAATTGAAAAAAGCCTTCCAGAGCGAAGGGATTGAAAAAATGGAAGTTGTAGGCAAGCCCTATGACCCGCAAACCGCCGAAGCAATCGCGGTAATTCCGGCTAAACCGGAACAAGACGGGCAAGTGTTGGAAGAAGTACAAATGGGATTTTTAATAGACGGTAAATTGTTGCGTCCGGCCCGGGTAGTAGTGGGCAAGGGTGCCGAAGAAACGAAGTAATTATCTAAAAATTTAAGGAGAAATATATATGGCTAAAATTATTGGTATTGACTTAGGAACTTCAAATACTGCTGCGGCAGTAATGGAAGGGGGCAGAGGAACCATTATTCCTTCTGCGGAAGGAAGCTCTATTGGGGGAAAAGCATTTCCTTCTTATGTAGCTTTTACAAAAGACGGACAAAGATTGGTGGGGGAACCGGCTCGCCGTCAGGCGATTGCCAACCCGGAAGGTACGGTAACGGCTTTCAAACGCCGCATGGGGGAAAACTATAAGTTCAATTTGCGCGGGCAAGAATTTACCCCGCAACAACTCTCCGCTTTCGTATTGCAGAAAGTGAAAAAAGATGCGGAAGCCTTTTTGGGCGAACCGGTGGAAAAAGCCGTCATCACCGTTCCGGCGTATTTTAACGATAACCAACGCCAAGCTACTAAAGACGCCGGTCGTATTGCCGGATTGGAAGTAGTGCGCTTGGTAAACGAACCGACGGCGGCGGCCTTGGCTTTCGGTATCGATAAAGCCGGCAAAGAGCAAAAGATTTTGGTCTTTGATTTGGGCGGTGGTACCTTGGATGTAACCATTATGGAAATGGGGAAAGAAGGTACCTTTGATGTATTGTCCACTTCCGGTGATACCAAATTGGGTGGTACGGATATGGATAATGCCATTATCGCGTGGATGGTAGATGAATTTAAGAAATCTACGGGCATTGATTTGTCGGCTGACAAACAAGCTCAACAACGTCTTAAAGAAGCGGCCGAAAAAGCCAAAATTGAGCTTTCCACCACCATGGAAACAGACATTAACTTGCCGTTTATCAGCGCCGATGCTACCGGCCCGAAACATTTGGAACTGAAATTGTCTCGTGCCAAACTGGAAAGTTTGGTGGACAGCATTGTAAAACGCTGCGGCAAATCCATTGACCAAGCTATTTCCGATGCTCAATTATCCGCTTCTCAAATTGACCGCATTATTTTGGTCGGCGGTCCGACTCGTATGCCGATCGTGCAAAAATACGTGGAAGATCACGTGGGCAAGAAAATCGAACGCGGTATTGACCCGATGGAATGTGTGGCAATCGGTGCCAGCGTGCAAGCCGGTATTTTAACAGGCGAAGTGAAAGACGTTCTATTGCTCGACGTTACCCCGCTCTCTTTAGGTTTGGAAACGTTGGGCGGCGTATGCACCCGCTTAATTGAACGTAACACCACTATTCCGGTGCGCAAAACGCAAGTGTTCTCTACCGCCTCTGACAATCAACCGGCCGTAACTATCAATGTACTGCAGGGTGAACGTCCGATGGCCAAAGACAATGTGCCTTTAGGGAAATTTGACCTCGACGGTATCCCGCCTGCTCCGCGCGGCGTGCCGCAAATTGAAGTGACGTTTGATATTGATGCCAACGGTATTTTGAACGTGTCTGCCAAAGACCTCGGCACCAATAAAGAGCAACACATCACGATTAGCTCTCCCAACAAACTCAGTGATGCCGAAGTGGAAAAATTTGTCAAAGACGCAGAGAAATTTGCCGAAGAAGACAAAAAGCATAAAGAGTTTGTGGAAGCCAAAAATGAAGGCGACAGTGTGCTCTATCAAACCGAAAAGGCCTTGAAAGATTACGGCGATAAAGTCTCTCAAGACGACCGCTTGGCCATTGACCGTGCGTTAAATGACTTGCGTGACGCTTTGAAAGGCGAGGACGCGGCCAAAATCCGCTCTGCCAAAGATGCCGCTTTGCAAGCCAGCCAAAAACTCGGCGAGGCAATGTACAAAGCGCAACAAGCCCAAGCCGGTGCTCAAGCGGGCGCACAAGCCGGTGCCCAACCGGGTGCTGACGCGGCGCAAGCCAATGCTGGTGCTGCAGGCGCTGCCAAGGACGACGTAGTCGAAGCCGAAGTGGTTGATAAATAAGATTAATCAGAAATGAAAATAAATATCCCCCAGTTTAGCTGGGGGATATTTATTGTGATATGAATTAGTTCATCGGGAACATATTCATAGTATCGCCACAGTATACGCAATTTTTTGATTGAAGTATTTTCTGGCAAAAATCTCCTCTTTGTCCTTGAAATTCTTGATTGTAGGAATGATTTTCTCCACATAGAATTTGATTTAAGGGTATGCCGGCGCTACCTATCACACCGGGATCTTTTTGCTTGATATATGCAAATCCTGTTCCAGCATATTTCCCTTTCAACTGTGCTATATTTATTTGTCTCCAATGGTATGGATTATCTGTAGTTAAATATAAAGTCCATTCTCCGTTAGAAGCTTTATTGGTATTTGTACTGGACCAATCTGCTGGAAGAGTGATAGATAATTCATCAAAGTTATTAGCAATTAAATTTCCTGTTTCCATAGAATAAGCTTCGTTTGCCTCAATAATTGTTTTAAAAAAGGACAACATTTTGGCAGCACGGCTTTTTTCTACGGCTTTTTCATACTGCGGCAAGGCAATGGCAGATAAAATGCCGATGATGAGTACAACGATCAAGAGTTCAATAAGGGTAAAACCCTGTTTCTTTTTCATATTTATTCTCCTTATCTGTTTTGGAAAATAGATATGAAAAAACGGCTGCTACTTTCGTGCCTTCTCAAGTGTCACGCCAGCAACAGCCGTAGTTCCCCGTCTAAATAGACAGGGAACATTCGGCACACGCGGGCCGTCGCCTTTGTGTGCCTGAATCGGCTGTTTTTGGACTTGAGAAGGGCTTGAGTTTCCCCAAGCACATCCGTTTCTACAACGGTTCCAAAAACAGATTAAATTGGTACTACTTTTCTAGTATAACAAATTTTAAAATAAATAACGGAAAAATCACCGAAGCGACGTGGAAAAGTTTCATTTGGAAGGGATGTTTTCTTTTACTGTTTCCCGTTAGTAAAATAAAAACACTTGACTTCGTTTTTTTTAGTATCATTTAAGGGGTTAGAAACGGAGAATATGTATGTGGATAAGAAAAAAGGGTGCTTTTACACTGATAGAACTATTGGTTGTGGTGCTTATTATAGGGATTTTGTCTGCCATTGCGTTGCCGCAATATCAAAAGACGGTGGAAAAAGCAAAAGCCACACAAGCTCTGACGGTATTAAGTTCCTTGGCACAAGCCCAAAAAGTGTATTATATGGCTAATGGGAAATATGCCGATAATTTTGCGGATTTGGATTGGGAAATACCCTGGACGGGAAAAAATACGTGGCATAATCAAACGAAAGACACGCGCTCTAATGGAGAATGGAGTCTGCAAATTTTTCACAATGATACTACCATCTGTTTAATGATGGGCCGTTTGTCGGGGCCTTATAAAGGAATTGGTTTTAATTACTATTTATCTAGTTCAGTGTATAAAAATCAGACGTATTGTTTGGAGCGTTTGGGCTATGGTCTTTCTTATACTGGTAAGGAAGGGGCTTATTGTACTGGGATTATGAACGGAATTTATATCCCGGAATTCTCTGATAATAGTATTGCACGTCTCTACGAACTTCCTTGATTTTATCAACTAAAAAACTTAATAGAGTTGGGTAAAATGACATCTTCCATGACGTTGAGCGCGTAGGAATCGGTCATGCCGGCAATGTAATCTGTAATAATAGCATCCCGCTGAGAAATGTCCTGCCGGTACACTTTTTGCATAGAGCTCATGTAGTTGGCAAAACTGACAGCGGTTTGTTTGCCTTCCCGTTCATAAGCGGCATAGTCAAAGCCGTACTTATCAAAAATACTGCGGAAATAATCAAATAAATCCGCAATACACTTGTCTATAGTTTCTTTTCGCTGGCGCATCTGGGCATTGTGATAAATGCGCTCATAATTAAAGGTTTTTAGTTCTGAAATAATGTCCAATTTTTCCGGTGAAAAACCGATAAAATCTTTATCTTTGGAATGGTTGATTAAATCCAGCGTTAAGGTATTAATAATTTCCCCGTTAGAAGTGCCGATTTCATCTTGCACAATCAGCGGAATATCTTCACGCGTAATCAGCCCGGCTTTGACCGCGTCTTCTATGTCACGGCCCAAATAAGCAATTTTGTCAGACAAACGTACAATACATCCTTCGTACGTGGTAGGCAAGCAACGGCGGTTTTGAATAGCTTCCAAATCGTTAGGGGTCTTGGCGGGGCGCAGTTCTTTGGTGGCAAAATCTTCTCCGCAATGGCACAAAATACCGTCTTTGACGGCATACGTTAAATTTAAGCCTTCCCCGTAGTTAGCCAAATGTTCTACTACGCGGTAACTATTCATTTCGTGCAGAAATAATTTAGGAGCAATGCAAGCCGCCAAGGCCCGTTCTCCTTCGTGCCCAAAAGGAGCGTGCCCGATATCGTGCCCTAAACCGATGGCATA
This genomic window from Elusimicrobiaceae bacterium contains:
- a CDS encoding HD domain-containing protein; translation: MNKNPFGNDLYCKRTRPQTTDVRGEYFRDQTKIIHSLPFRRLKHKTQVFFAPDNDHICTRIEHVLHVATIAAAICRGLNQSGNWNLDQDLAYAIGLGHDIGHAPFGHEGERALAACIAPKLFLHEMNSYRVVEHLANYGEGLNLTYAVKDGILCHCGEDFATKELRPAKTPNDLEAIQNRRCLPTTYEGCIVRLSDKIAYLGRDIEDAVKAGLITREDIPLIVQDEIGTSNGEIINTLTLDLINHSKDKDFIGFSPEKLDIISELKTFNYERIYHNAQMRQRKETIDKCIADLFDYFRSIFDKYGFDYAAYEREGKQTAVSFANYMSSMQKVYRQDISQRDAIITDYIAGMTDSYALNVMEDVILPNSIKFFS
- the dnaK gene encoding molecular chaperone DnaK; translation: MAKIIGIDLGTSNTAAAVMEGGRGTIIPSAEGSSIGGKAFPSYVAFTKDGQRLVGEPARRQAIANPEGTVTAFKRRMGENYKFNLRGQEFTPQQLSAFVLQKVKKDAEAFLGEPVEKAVITVPAYFNDNQRQATKDAGRIAGLEVVRLVNEPTAAALAFGIDKAGKEQKILVFDLGGGTLDVTIMEMGKEGTFDVLSTSGDTKLGGTDMDNAIIAWMVDEFKKSTGIDLSADKQAQQRLKEAAEKAKIELSTTMETDINLPFISADATGPKHLELKLSRAKLESLVDSIVKRCGKSIDQAISDAQLSASQIDRIILVGGPTRMPIVQKYVEDHVGKKIERGIDPMECVAIGASVQAGILTGEVKDVLLLDVTPLSLGLETLGGVCTRLIERNTTIPVRKTQVFSTASDNQPAVTINVLQGERPMAKDNVPLGKFDLDGIPPAPRGVPQIEVTFDIDANGILNVSAKDLGTNKEQHITISSPNKLSDAEVEKFVKDAEKFAEEDKKHKEFVEAKNEGDSVLYQTEKALKDYGDKVSQDDRLAIDRALNDLRDALKGEDAAKIRSAKDAALQASQKLGEAMYKAQQAQAGAQAGAQAGAQPGADAAQANAGAAGAAKDDVVEAEVVDK
- a CDS encoding nucleotide exchange factor GrpE; this encodes MSKKHHHHEEPEEIIEPEEMAEAEEQTEETPAAEQPDYYEKYVRLSADFENFRKRTEREKAALLAYGKKDFAEKMLPAYEVLLRQYTKMEKATENASEEMQNVLGGLKMVLGELKKAFQSEGIEKMEVVGKPYDPQTAEAIAVIPAKPEQDGQVLEEVQMGFLIDGKLLRPARVVVGKGAEETK
- a CDS encoding prepilin-type N-terminal cleavage/methylation domain-containing protein: MWIRKKGAFTLIELLVVVLIIGILSAIALPQYQKTVEKAKATQALTVLSSLAQAQKVYYMANGKYADNFADLDWEIPWTGKNTWHNQTKDTRSNGEWSLQIFHNDTTICLMMGRLSGPYKGIGFNYYLSSSVYKNQTYCLERLGYGLSYTGKEGAYCTGIMNGIYIPEFSDNSIARLYELP
- a CDS encoding prepilin-type N-terminal cleavage/methylation domain-containing protein, which translates into the protein MNMKQGFTLIELLVVVLIIGILSAIALPKYQVAVEKTYATQVLLILQGIMKAEDIYYISEGKFPNNYDILDIEVPGTLNAQNRYVFSNGAFVGKPESSGMVHGGTGRGLQLYCTPANYTPTTDYQPNHCYCKGHDNITNTVCKSLGGKIIGSGGCSATGDAMDTTIRSCTNYELP
- the hrcA gene encoding heat-inducible transcription repressor HrcA: MRILKPEVAKERKEKILRWVVQQFVENRRPIGSQLLADSALQDISSATIRNIMKALEEEGYLYQPHTSGGRIPTDKAYRYYVDYLTGMQRMAAQERQRIEEQYEERVGELNNVMLHTSRLLARLSGAAGFVYTANVKDQVVKRLDFLPLGSGMLLAVLVTQSGMVRHWPVRLGYDVSPSKLRVLSQLINEEITGLTLQEAQKFLWQYVQSNRREVADVADVAVQVLKDMQAPQAEAEELYVEGLGRMLENTEAADYEDLKQMMRVVEERQRLSGLLAEKMADLRRSGKEVTVSIGSENEIKELQNVSIVSSAYRVGDKTVGMLGIIGPKHMQYTKVMSLVKFMGDLLEGSMSAWNGLPNKEDDYE